TCGCGCTCCAGTAGTCCCCAGGGGCGATCAGCAGCCCGCTCTGGAACATCCCGTCCGGGTGCTCGCCCGCCTGGTCCAACTTGCCGCTCCTTATCGCGATACCGGGTGGAGGAGCCCAGGCTCGGTTGACCCAGACGACCTTGGTCCCCTCGACGACCTTGAGAACAGGCGGCATCACATCATGGCCGAGCAGATCGACATACGCTTCGAACCTCGGTGGCGGAGGAGGAGGTGGCGGCAGATACTGAGCGGTCGAGGCAGGCTGTATCGGCTGAAAATAGGTCTGAGGGGCGACATGCTTCACCTGAGCTCGCCGTCTCTTTGGCCGCGCGGCGATGACTATCGCTGGAACGGCGATCAGCACCAAGAGCAACAACAGGAAGTTGAATACGCCCAGGTCGTTGAATATGAAGTTCTGGACATCCTTGAGGAACTGGGCGAATACGCCATCGGGGGGAGCCTCGTGGACCGGGATGTCGAGCATGGCAGACTCGTAAAGGGACCCGTCCACGACTGCGTAGGCCTTCATGTAGATCGTCGAGTTGTACCCAGGCGCCTTGATGTCGTTCACGGTGAACCTGGCCCACGTGGTGCCACTGAAATCAGGAGATGTCTGGGTCAGGCTGCCCGATGACAACCCCCATGTCAGGTAAGTGCGCGATATCGCTCCGGGGCGTCCTCCGCTCACGAGCCAGGAGATAGAGAATGTGCCGTTGAGCGGAACATAGTCGGGGCTGACCGTTATCGTAATCGTGGGACCGGCTATCTGGTTGACAGCGGTGAATGCGTCCACGATTCCCCAGCCGGTCGCGGTGTCGTAGCCCGTCATAGAAATGTCCGATGCAGTGGAGTTGATGACACTGCCTACCTCGGCGGTGGTGAGCGCCGGGTTAACGGAGAGCATGAGCGCGACGACGCCCGCGACGTACGGCGCGGCTGTCGATGTGCCAGATAGATCATGGTATCCATCCCCTCCGCCCCGAGTCGAATATATCCCGACGCCTGGGGCCATGACATCAAGTCCGTCCCCGAAGTTGCTGAAGCTGGCCCGTCTGTTCGTGCTGTCGATCGCGCCTACCGCTATCACGCTCGGATACGCCGCTGGGTAGCTGATATAGCTCGAGCCGCTGTTCCCAGAAGCGGCGACTGTGACGACGCCGTTGCCGGTTGCGTAGTTGATGGCGTTCCGAAGAACGGTGGACGCGCCGTCCACTCCGAGACTCATCGTGACGACATCAGCTCCGTGGTCCACAGCCCATCTGATGCCGCTGGCCACCGTGGAGTCCGTGCCCTCGCCAGAATCGTTCATCACTTTCACGGCCATCAGCAACACCTGTGCCATTCCTGCAATGCCGATGTTGTTGTTGGCGACCGCGCCAATGACGCCCGCCACATGAGTCCCATGATATGTGTAGGTGTTGGCAACGTACTTTCCGAGGTCGTCGTATCCGTTCGTGTTGTCATCCATCGGTATCCGGTTGCCTGCGATGAAATTGTAGCCATGATAGCCTTCGGAATCGTTCCACATGTTCGCCGCGATGTCCGGGTGGTTCCAGTCGATCCCTGTGTCCAGTACTCCGACCACGACATCGTGCGTGCCACGCGTGATGTCCCATGCCTCGAATGCGTTGACCGTATCGAGGCCCCATTGGCGAAGGGAGATACTGGGGTCGTTCGGTGTGAACAGGGAATGGACCTTGACCTCGGACGAGATGCTCAGCACGCCCGGGACCTCGGCAAGAGAACTCACAAGCCGGTCGTCCATACCGGCCGAGCCTACGGTCATTATCCCGGAAGAATCGTCCGAGAACAGCACCTTGATGCCGTGCATGAGCGCAAAGTCCGACACCCTCTGGACAGCCTCAAGACCGTCTGTCTCCACGACCATGTTAGCGCCGCCGTCAGTGACGTTCAGAATCGCTGAATTCGCAGGCGATTCGTTGGACGGATCGTCCGGGCTCGACTGTGGCACCCCACCGAGCAACACGGAGATCACTGCGACTATCGACAGCAACATCAATGACCGCATGCAGGACCTTCTTCTGACCTGTAGGACCGTGCAATACTCGGCCTTCGGTCCCAGTAGTGTGGCATGCTAGCCTTTCCACGCAATAAATAGGTTGTGGCTTCATTACCGATTTTGATTTTTCGTACCTGGGACTCGCCAGGGACATCTGAACAACCTTGAATAGCCCCGAAGCATGTCAGGCACGCAATGGACGCACTCCAGGCGCTTGTCCTAGGGATAGTGCAAGGGCTCACGGAATGGCTGCCAGTCTCCAGCTCGGGCCACCTCGTGATCTCTGAGGAGCTGCTCGGGCTCCCCGCAGGAGAGAACCTCGTGTTCGACCTCGTGGTTCATCTGGGGACGCTGCTGGCAGTCTGCGTCTTCTTCCGGCTGGAGCTATGGAGGGTCATCAGATCATTGTCCATGCGGAGGGCGGCTAGGGACGCCCAGGAGGAGGTGCTGCACACGCTCGGGCTCCTGCTGATCCTGGGCTCAATCCCTGCGGCAGTCGCCGGAGTCCTGTTCTCGAACAGAATTGAGGGATTATTCGACATCCGCCTCGTGGGGTTCGCGATGATAGTGAACGCCGCGATGCTTTTCCTGTTCGAGAGGATCGGCTCGAATGGCACGCGGAAGACCGCCAAGCTGCTCGATGCGGTGGTCATCGGTCTGTTCCAGGCGGTGGCCATCATCCCAGGTATCTCGAGGAGCGGGTCGACCATTGGAGGGGGGATGATCAGAGGTTTGGAGCGAGAGACCGCAGCGGTGTTCGCGTTCCTGCTCTCGGTCCCGACACTGCTGGGGGCGTTCGCATACGGCATGTTGACTTTGGATAGGTTCGACGCCGACCTCGCAACCGGGGCCATTGGATTGGTCACAGCCTTCGGGACCGGCATCGTTTCGATCGACTTTCTCCTGAAGGCCGTCAGAAGAGGGAAGCTCTGGATCTTCGGCGTCTATTGCGTTGCTGTTGGGGCGATCGTGATCCTGCTCACGCTCTAACCGAATTCCAGCTCCAGAGAAACCGTCAATGGAAACGGAAGCGCTCATTTCTCGCCCTGCAGGGCCTTCTCGATCTCGATTGCGAACTCGATCTTCGTCTTCTCATCTTGCTCCCGCTTTCTCTTCATCCTCGGCATGATGACGAGTATGGCGCCGACGATCACCGCTGCGATGATCGCGAGGTAGAGCCAGTTATCCTTCACATACTGGACAAGGCCTGGCTGTGGGTCCTTCGCGGTCGGGTCCGTTTGTGAGGCGTATTCCTGGAGGTTCGTGTATCCGTCCCAATCGTAATCTTCGCTTCCGCTTTCGCTCAAGAACAGGAAGTACTTGATCTCCCACCAATCCGGCATGCCGTCACTGTCCAAATCGATGATCGAGTAGACCGCGGTGAAAGCCGATGCGGTCTTGTTGTCGTTGTCTCTCACGGTCAACACGATCTTGTACAGGCCCAGGGTCCTGAACTTGAAATCCTCCCTTTGACCGTAGAGATGCGATGTGATCCCAGCCACCGTGATGGACCACGTGAAGTTTGTTATCATTCCGTCAGAATCCGAAGATCCGCTCGCGTTCAGATTCCACCACGTCCCGTTGGACACCTCGTCCGGGAGAGGTGATATGACGGCGACAGGGTCGCCGGCGGCGAGGGCGCTCGCCTTCCTCCGGGGGTCGGGCACCTCCCAGAGCGCGGGGCACAGAGCAGGCGCGAACATTGCGGCGAAAAGGAGGACAGCAAGAGATGTCCCGAAGAGCGTAAGAATCTTGATGTTCAAGCCTCCCAAGACTAGTCCCTGGTGCCGTCTCTGGAGCATCCCATCGAAGACACTCCCCCAGCACAAGAGATGGAGCGACGGATGCCTCTGTTACATTATATGACTTTCTGACTCCCCTCGACAGCATCTTCTGTGGTAAGGACACTAATTCATATATGGAAACAATTTTCTGCGAGGTAGACACATACCATGGTTGGCGTAGGGTAATGGCGAGGAACAAGGACAAGATGTTTGGATGTCCGGCCTGCGGATACAGGGTGAGCTCTGGCGAAGAGGCCTGCCCACGCTGCGGGAACGCTTTCAACACGGAGACCAGGTTCGAGTGCCCGTTCTGTGGTGAATTGGCCGAGAGGGGGGCTAAGTCATGCCAAGCATGCCATATCAACTACGGTGAGTTCAAAGAGAAGACGGAGGCCAGAGGCGGAGACGACAGCATAGACTCCCTGCTTATTGAGATCATCAAGCTTGAATCGATGTCCGTCAAACAGGACGACAAGAGGTTCAGCTGCCCGAAGTGCGCCTGGATGCTCGACGGGAGCGAGGAGAAGTGCCCCAAGTGCGGGGAGAGATTCTCTGGCGATACAAGCTTCCAGTGCCCGATCTGCGGGTCATTGGTGAGCCCAGACTCCATCAAGTGCCCTGAATGCGGAATTAGCTTCAGTGAAGATGACGAGGCCAGGGCTTCGCAGCATGAGGAGACGGCGTACAGCCTAGATGAGATTGCCACCGCGGCCGCCCAGATGCCTTCCCCATCGGAAGGACTCGAGGCCCCGAAGGCTGAAGAGGACTGGCAGAGCAGAGGGAAGGAGGATGTCTCGGCCGTGACCGACAGGATATCTTCTATTTTCGGCAAAATCGCAGAGGCCGTGAAGGTCCAATCGAAGCCTCAACCGACTCCATCACCACCTCAAGAGGAGAAGCCTGTCGAGGAGATTGCCGTGGAGCCTGAGCCGACGACACCAACACCTGTCGCTGATCCGTCTACCGAGGAGGAAGCGAAGGAGGCTCAGGCTGAACCAGAGCCGCCCCCAGCTCAGGCGCCTCCCAAGAAGACCAAGACAAGGAAGCTAAAGGCGAAGCCCCAGGACGCAAAGCCTAAGTAGCCTCGGACCGAGAGGATTATCCCACGTCCGCCGATTGGTGTTCTAGATGATATTCATCGATGCGACGGAAGGACTCTCAGGAGACATGCTCCTGGCCGCCATGATAGGGCTGCTTGATCCCCCAACGATTGAGAAGGTCTCCGCACGGTTTGAGGATGCATCTGAGAGCGTGGGATTGGAGTTCCGTCTGCTCCAGGTAGATGAGGAAGGGCAGATCGGCCTGGGCATATCATACCTCCAGCCCGAGCCGGCGCACTACGGCGCATCGTATGATGAATGTTTTTCGAGGCTCGCCGCCATCGAGAGGGAGCTTGGCTCCGAATCTCCTGTCGGCAGGGCGATCCTGCAGATCATCTTCGACGCGGAGGCGGAGGCCCACGGCGCGCCGGCAAGGCAAGTGCACCTGCACGAGATCGGGAGGCCACAGGCGCTCCTCAACATGGCCGGGATAGGATTCCTCTCGACGAAACTGCAGGAGATGGGGGCAGACGGGTTCATCTGCTCGACCATCGCCGCTGGCAGAGGGATCGTGGTTATGAGTCATGGTGCGGTGCGCATACCAGCGCCTGCAGCCTCCATCCTTCTTCGGGGGTTGAGCCATGTGCCAGGCGACTCTCCAGGAGAACGCGCCACACCTTCGGGCATAGCTGCGGTCAAGGCGCTTGCGAGCTCGCAGTCAGACGAGGTCCCCAAGAACTACTCGAGAAAAGCAATAGGATTCGGCACGAAACGCTTTGCCGGCCGCCTGGGTAGGACCACCCTCAAACGGCTTTGAACCGACTTCACAAAGAAAAGGCACAAGGGTTATCCACCGATAGTCCATCCCTAAACGCCGTTGTTATGACACCATCGTCTGCCGGGACGACTACAGGAGGTCCGTAACTTGGTCGACAAAGGCGATCCATTCCCCCAACCCGCCAAGACCATCGACTGCATCGGCCTATATTGTCCCGAGCCGGTGTTCAGAACCCGCGAGGAGATCTCCTCGATATCCCCTGGACAGATCCTGGAGGTCCTGGCAGACGACCCGGCTTCGGAATCAGACATCAGGAGCTGGGCGAAGCACGCAGGGCACGAACTGATATCGATCGAGAAGGTCGAGGGCGGTTTCAGGTTCCTGATCAGAAGGAAGGCATAATAGAGGTGAGAGGATTGGCGAAGAAGATACTGTACGTTCAGACCTCAGGCACTGACACTCCGGAGAGGTTGTATGCGCCGTTCATATTGGCGACGACTGCGAGAGCGATGGGAATAGATGCGACCGTCTACTTCCTCGGGAAGGGGGTCACGGCCGTCATGAAGGGCAACGCGGAGAAGATCAAGCTCGGGTCTTTCCCGACGGTGAAGCAGGTCATGGACCAAGCCGCCAAGGAGGGCGTGAAGATGCTCGTGTGCGGCCAGAGCTGCCAGATGCTCGGTCTCAAGGGATCGCCCGAGGAGTTCGATGACCCGGCAAAGGTCGTGGGGGCAGCCACTCTGAACGACCTCGTCCTCGAATACGACGCGGTGCTAAGTTTTTAGGAAGCGCCGACCATTAGTCTCCGTTTCCAGGAGGAGTGATGCGATGACGTTACAGATGAGCGGAGCCAAGAAGAGAGTGTACATGGACTACTCAGCAGCCTCGCCAGTGGACGAGCGCGTGCTGCAGGATATGATGCCCTATTTCTCCGACAAGTTCGGGAACCCATCGTCGCTTCACAATGCCGGCAGGGAGCCCAAGAAGGCCCTTGAGGAGGCGCGGACCAGGGTCGCCAGTCTGTTGAACGCCAAGCGCAAGGAGGAGATCATATTCACCTCTGGTGGCACCGAGGCGAGCAACATAGGGGTCAAGGGAGTGGCCATGAGGATGAAGGGCGAGGGGAAGCACATCGTAACCTCCTCTGTCGAGCACATCTCCATCCTGAACATCATGAAGCACCTTGAGAAGAACGGCTTCGAGATCACCTACGTCAAGCCCACGAACGACGGCTTCATCGAACTCGCGGAGTTCGAGAAGGCGATCAGAAAGGACACGATACTCGCTACAATCATGTTCGCCAACAACGAGATAGGCACGCTCCAGCCGATCGAGGAGATCGCAGAGGTACTGGAACAGAAGGACATCTTCTTTCACGTGGACGCGGTCGCAGCCGCTGGAAAGGTCCCGATCGACGTTCAAAAGCTGAAGGTCGACCTCCTCAGCATTTCCTCAAACGACATGTACGGTCCGAGAGGTGCGGGCGCACTGTACGTTAAGGACGGCACGCGCGTCGAGGCCGTGAACCAAGGCGGCGGACAGGAGCGGGGTCTGAGGTCCGGCTCAGAGGACATCCCGGCCATCGTCGGGTTCGGCAAAGCTGCCGAGATCGCGAAGGCAGAGACGGATGTCGAGTCCCAGCGACTCATCGGACTACGGAATAAGCTGATCAAAGGGGTCCTCAACGGAATCGTGGATTCCTTCCTGAACGGCCATCCGACAAAGCGCCTACCGAACAACGCTAACTTCAGGTTCAGATACGTCGAAGGTGAATCGATGCTCCTGAACCTCGACATGGCAGGGATATCCGTCTCATCAAGCTCGCCATGCACATCGAAGAGCCTCCTCCCGTCGCACGTGCTGCTAGCGTGCGAGATCCCGACAGAGGAAGCACAGAGCGCAGTTCAGTTCACTCTCGGACGTTCGAACACGTCCGAGGATATCGACTACGTGCTCGAGGTCCTTCCGGGGATCATCAAGAAGCTGAGAGCGATGTCCCCGTTCAGCCCGGAGAACCTGGCGGAGATGAGGTCCACCGCCGGGCACAGGGAACCTGAGGAGCATCACCATATCGAGGAGTGATGTCTTCATCGCTTCTTCCCGAAGATTCGCGCACGCGTGAGTGGCCTAGCGCGATTTGTTCCAGGCTAAATAACTTGTCTGCTGTTATGCATTGCCAGTGAATAATGTACAAAAAGTTATATATATACTAGGCCATTAATGGGTCAGGATGGGAAAGCCTATGAGAAATAGGATTCTAAGTATAGCGCTGGCGCTAGGTCTGCTTGCTATGGTTTTTGCCGCCGTTCCTACAAACGCGGCAATCGACTATACAGGCAGTGTGAAGACGACGGACAATGCGAGCACTGCTAAGAGCACGTTTGTCCAGGGTGAGTATGTTTATGTGAACGTCATGGCGGAGTACCGAGGAGACTTGGCGAACGTGCCGATTCAGGTGAGACTTGTCTCCACTGCTGGTGGTATCGTTTGGCACTTCCATGCCTCGACCAACACACCGGACCTTGGATGGTACAACAGCACGACGGTCGGCCTCTGGACGGGCTCCGGATTCACCGGAGACTCCACTGCATATGATGTCGTCGTTGTCTACGACGGCGGAGGCAACCAGGAGATCGCAAGGAAGTCCGTGGTCGTGATGAAGGAAGGATTGACCTTGGATCCTGATCCATGGACGATTCCTTACTACCCCGGCCAGACCGTCACCGCCAAGGTGGTGACGACCTACACGTCCGACTTCTTCTTCGTTGAGACGCAGAACGTGTCAGGGGCGATCGTGATGAACTGGACCGACCAGGGGGCCCCCGCCGGATACTGGAGCAAGACCTTCCAGATACCAACCGATATGAAGGATGGCTCTTACACGATGTATGTCAAGGACAAGGCGTCGCCGTACCTGCCTTGGTACCAGATCGACTTTGACGTGCAGAAGTACGTGTTCAACGCAGATGCTGACAGATACTGGTACCTCGCGGGAGAGACCGCGAAGATACAGTATGAGACGATAGACATCGCCTCTTTCCTGATGGAGACCGGAGTTACGGTCACATACAGCGCACACTGGCTGAACTCGTCTGGGAACGACTCCTGGGACAACGATACACTCCTAGGAGCGTCCGGCGTCCAGGAGTTCACAATTCCGACCGACATCTCCCTCTACGAGGACGTTGAGATAACATACTGGGCCAACGAATCGACGAGAAGCGCCGAGGACATGGTCACACTGCATTTCGGGATTCTCACCGGAACGGTAGCCGTGGACGAAACTGACTACGTTCCGGGAGACACGGTAGTCGTAACGGTCAATGCAGATGTCGGCGGGAACGACCTGCCTGGAGCGAACGTCGAAATAGCCGTGTTTGTAAACGGCACATCGGCCACTTCCTATGGAATCAGCAACCTGACGACTGACCAGCAGGGCCGGATAGTGCACACATTCAAGCTGGCTGACTCAGCCGCCAAGGGCAGCTACATCGTCAAGGCCACCATAAGCAAGGTGGGAGTCTCGACAGCGCGCGAGACGGTATTCCAGGTGGACTCGGATGGCTACATCGATGTGAGGCTGAACAAGGAGTACTACACCAGCGGCGACACGGTCACTGCGACCTTCAAAGCGATCTGGAACAACCAGGTGATCACCCTCCCGACGATAGGATATGAGATCGACACGGGACTGGGCTTGCTGGAATTCTCCAGCACGACGGAGACCACGGTCACAGCTGAACTGCCTGCCGGATACTACGGCTGGGTGAGCGTCAACGCGTTCGCCTGGTACAACGACGTCCCCATAATGGGATATGACGATGCGGATGTCATTCTGGCCAGCCTCGTGCTCACGGCCGACAAGCTGGAGTACAGACCTGGGGACGCCGTGACATTCAGCTGGCAGATCGTGACGAGCGTCGCCTCTGGCACGCTCATCTACGAAATAGTCGACGAGAACGATGTCAAGGTGGCTACAGGAACGCCCGCGTATGCGACCTCTGGATCGTTCCAGTTCGCCGTGCCTGACATGAATGCTCCGACCGAGCTCCACGCCAGGATGTGGATGACGACTACGGACGGAGGGTACGCTGAGGCCAGCGCGGACGTTCAGCTCCTGAACGAATATGAGCTGAAGATCTGGGTCGAGAAGTCGAAGTACGCTGACGGCGCCTTCAAGCCGGGTGACACGGTCACCGTGCATTACAGCATCGGCGCGTACGCGCTTGACCAGCTGCCGTTGTACAGACTGCAGATCTGGATGTCCTACAACCCAATCGGTGTCAGCGTGCTTGTGACTGAGCCAACGGGAAAGGTAAACATCAAGATGCCCACTGACACGCCGACTGCGAGCGTGGGAATCGGCGCCAGTCTCTACGACGGGACGAACAATGTGTGGCTCTCCGACGACTACACAGCAGTGACTGTGAACGCTAGGAACAGCGGCTGGGACAGGAGCGTCGCAGGCATGAGCGCGAGTGACTTCACCATACTGGTGTTGATCATCGTCATGATCCTGCTGCTCATCGTGATGCCCTTCCTGAAGGGCAGGATGGATGCACCGAAGGCCCCGAAGCCTGAGCCGGTCCCGCCAGCGCCAGAGACGCCAAAGACACCGTAGACGGCGACGAGCAGGACAGAAGCCGGAGTAAACCCCTTCCAACCATTTACTTTTTCAATACTCTCTCACTTGGCAAAGCCTTATACACCTCGCATCCAATCGGCTGGCGATGGTCCAGGAGAAGGCGGCTGTCATCGGCCTTGGATATGTCGGGATACCCCTTTCCGCACTTCTGGCGAGCAAGGGGTGTGATGTCGTGGGCATCGATGTCCTCCAGGACAGGGTCGCCCTCATAAACGCAGGCAAACTACCTCTAAAGGGGGACGAGCCCGGACTCGCGGAGATGCTTTCGAAGGTCGTCAAGAAGGGCAAGCTCAGGGCAACGACCTCCTACGGCTCCTGCAAGGACCGCACGGTCATCTTCATCTGCGTCGACACGCCCATCGATGCCGACAAGAGGCCTGACTATTCGAGGCTCAGCACGGCTCTCGTCGGCATAGGGAAGAACATGCGGAAGGGCGCAATGGTCGTGGTGGAATCGACCCTGGCGCCGGGGACGATGCTAGGCCTGGTCGCGAAAGCGCTGGAACGCGAGAGCGGGCTCAAGCTGGACCGCGACTTCAAACTGGCCCACTGCCCGGAGAGGGTCATGCCGGGCAGGCTTCTGTACAACATCACCAACTACGACAGAGTCATAGGTGGACTCGACAAGGAAAGCCTGCGGAGGGCAGTCGCAATCTACTCGAAACTCACAAAGGGCAAGCTGCACACGACGGACCTCACGACGGCGGAGATAGTGAAGACCGCTGAGAACGCATACAGGGACGTGCAGATCGCCTTCGCGAACGAGGTCGCTCTGATATCGGAGAAGCTCGGAGCCGACGCATTCGAGGTGAGGAGGCTAGTGA
This sequence is a window from Candidatus Thermoplasmatota archaeon. Protein-coding genes within it:
- a CDS encoding S8 family serine peptidase, producing the protein MLLSIVAVISVLLGGVPQSSPDDPSNESPANSAILNVTDGGANMVVETDGLEAVQRVSDFALMHGIKVLFSDDSSGIMTVGSAGMDDRLVSSLAEVPGVLSISSEVKVHSLFTPNDPSISLRQWGLDTVNAFEAWDITRGTHDVVVGVLDTGIDWNHPDIAANMWNDSEGYHGYNFIAGNRIPMDDNTNGYDDLGKYVANTYTYHGTHVAGVIGAVANNNIGIAGMAQVLLMAVKVMNDSGEGTDSTVASGIRWAVDHGADVVTMSLGVDGASTVLRNAINYATGNGVVTVAASGNSGSSYISYPAAYPSVIAVGAIDSTNRRASFSNFGDGLDVMAPGVGIYSTRGGGDGYHDLSGTSTAAPYVAGVVALMLSVNPALTTAEVGSVINSTASDISMTGYDTATGWGIVDAFTAVNQIAGPTITITVSPDYVPLNGTFSISWLVSGGRPGAISRTYLTWGLSSGSLTQTSPDFSGTTWARFTVNDIKAPGYNSTIYMKAYAVVDGSLYESAMLDIPVHEAPPDGVFAQFLKDVQNFIFNDLGVFNFLLLLLVLIAVPAIVIAARPKRRRAQVKHVAPQTYFQPIQPASTAQYLPPPPPPPPRFEAYVDLLGHDVMPPVLKVVEGTKVVWVNRAWAPPPGIAIRSGKLDQAGEHPDGMFQSGLLIAPGDYWSATFHMVGEYQYYLTGVWKTARIIVEPYRPGVTYRAQAS
- a CDS encoding DUF111 family protein; the encoded protein is MIFIDATEGLSGDMLLAAMIGLLDPPTIEKVSARFEDASESVGLEFRLLQVDEEGQIGLGISYLQPEPAHYGASYDECFSRLAAIERELGSESPVGRAILQIIFDAEAEAHGAPARQVHLHEIGRPQALLNMAGIGFLSTKLQEMGADGFICSTIAAGRGIVVMSHGAVRIPAPAASILLRGLSHVPGDSPGERATPSGIAAVKALASSQSDEVPKNYSRKAIGFGTKRFAGRLGRTTLKRL
- a CDS encoding undecaprenyl-diphosphate phosphatase, which produces MDALQALVLGIVQGLTEWLPVSSSGHLVISEELLGLPAGENLVFDLVVHLGTLLAVCVFFRLELWRVIRSLSMRRAARDAQEEVLHTLGLLLILGSIPAAVAGVLFSNRIEGLFDIRLVGFAMIVNAAMLFLFERIGSNGTRKTAKLLDAVVIGLFQAVAIIPGISRSGSTIGGGMIRGLERETAAVFAFLLSVPTLLGAFAYGMLTLDRFDADLATGAIGLVTAFGTGIVSIDFLLKAVRRGKLWIFGVYCVAVGAIVILLTL
- a CDS encoding nucleotide sugar dehydrogenase: MVQEKAAVIGLGYVGIPLSALLASKGCDVVGIDVLQDRVALINAGKLPLKGDEPGLAEMLSKVVKKGKLRATTSYGSCKDRTVIFICVDTPIDADKRPDYSRLSTALVGIGKNMRKGAMVVVESTLAPGTMLGLVAKALERESGLKLDRDFKLAHCPERVMPGRLLYNITNYDRVIGGLDKESLRRAVAIYSKLTKGKLHTTDLTTAEIVKTAENAYRDVQIAFANEVALISEKLGADAFEVRRLVNTCPFRDMHIPGAGVGGHCLPKDPWLLAQSGKTANPCLIPTARAVNDSMPYHVLDLASEAMEAAGRNLDESVVAVMGASFLQDSGDPRNSPSIPVIESLKCARELRVHDPYLDEIAGVRITKDAKKAVSGADLAVFMVSHKAYQKLSAPTLKKLMRSAVVVDGRNLFSPEKMHKAGIVYRGVGKKVIS
- a CDS encoding sulfurtransferase TusA family protein, with protein sequence MVDKGDPFPQPAKTIDCIGLYCPEPVFRTREEISSISPGQILEVLADDPASESDIRSWAKHAGHELISIEKVEGGFRFLIRRKA
- a CDS encoding DsrE family protein, which produces MAKKILYVQTSGTDTPERLYAPFILATTARAMGIDATVYFLGKGVTAVMKGNAEKIKLGSFPTVKQVMDQAAKEGVKMLVCGQSCQMLGLKGSPEEFDDPAKVVGAATLNDLVLEYDAVLSF
- a CDS encoding class I tRNA ligase family protein — its product is MARNKDKMFGCPACGYRVSSGEEACPRCGNAFNTETRFECPFCGELAERGAKSCQACHINYGEFKEKTEARGGDDSIDSLLIEIIKLESMSVKQDDKRFSCPKCAWMLDGSEEKCPKCGERFSGDTSFQCPICGSLVSPDSIKCPECGISFSEDDEARASQHEETAYSLDEIATAAAQMPSPSEGLEAPKAEEDWQSRGKEDVSAVTDRISSIFGKIAEAVKVQSKPQPTPSPPQEEKPVEEIAVEPEPTTPTPVADPSTEEEAKEAQAEPEPPPAQAPPKKTKTRKLKAKPQDAKPK
- a CDS encoding cysteine desulfurase — protein: MSGAKKRVYMDYSAASPVDERVLQDMMPYFSDKFGNPSSLHNAGREPKKALEEARTRVASLLNAKRKEEIIFTSGGTEASNIGVKGVAMRMKGEGKHIVTSSVEHISILNIMKHLEKNGFEITYVKPTNDGFIELAEFEKAIRKDTILATIMFANNEIGTLQPIEEIAEVLEQKDIFFHVDAVAAAGKVPIDVQKLKVDLLSISSNDMYGPRGAGALYVKDGTRVEAVNQGGGQERGLRSGSEDIPAIVGFGKAAEIAKAETDVESQRLIGLRNKLIKGVLNGIVDSFLNGHPTKRLPNNANFRFRYVEGESMLLNLDMAGISVSSSSPCTSKSLLPSHVLLACEIPTEEAQSAVQFTLGRSNTSEDIDYVLEVLPGIIKKLRAMSPFSPENLAEMRSTAGHREPEEHHHIEE
- a CDS encoding PKD domain-containing protein, which gives rise to MLQRRHQGLVLGGLNIKILTLFGTSLAVLLFAAMFAPALCPALWEVPDPRRKASALAAGDPVAVISPLPDEVSNGTWWNLNASGSSDSDGMITNFTWSITVAGITSHLYGQREDFKFRTLGLYKIVLTVRDNDNKTASAFTAVYSIIDLDSDGMPDWWEIKYFLFLSESGSEDYDWDGYTNLQEYASQTDPTAKDPQPGLVQYVKDNWLYLAIIAAVIVGAILVIMPRMKRKREQDEKTKIEFAIEIEKALQGEK